In one Bactrocera tryoni isolate S06 chromosome 5, CSIRO_BtryS06_freeze2, whole genome shotgun sequence genomic region, the following are encoded:
- the LOC120778262 gene encoding trypsin-1 isoform X1 — protein MLKIYLAVLIINGVGGQISFSSLPCNHRSPKIVGGSDAEKSEMPFMVSLMRRGGHFCGASILNERWLVTAGHCVCNGLNKIFQASQIQGVIGLHSISQYLNGNSAEKSTPTRINFKSIIPHPKYECTNVKHDIALLQLDEPLQFTDGVKPICVSVENPLIAYENQLAIVSGWGWTNENQEEGHKADILKKVAVKIWNNNSCEKSYKRNGKPSSIISDTQLCAGFKNGGADSCWADSGGPLIMKDKILVGIVSTGIGCARPGLPGIYTRVGKYVDWIDSVLKNANAL, from the exons TTTCATCATTACCTTGTAACCATCGAAGTCCGAAAATTGTAGGAGGCTCGGATGCCGAAAAAAGCGAAATGCCATTTATGGTAAGTCTTATGCGACGAGGAGGACACTTTTGTGGCGCTAGTATTTTAAATGAGCGGTGGCTTGTGACGGCGGGCCATTGTGTCTGCAATGGATTAAACAAGATATTTCAAGCATCACAGATACAAGGTGTTATAGGTCTTCACAGTATATCACAATATCTTAATGGTAATTCAGCCGAAAAATCGACTCCAACTCGCATTAACTTTAAAAGTATTATACCTCATCCAAAATATGAATGCACCAACGTAAAACATGATATtg CTCTACTTCAGTTGGATGAACCTTTACAATTTACAGACGGTGTCAAGCCAATATGTGTAAGTGTTGAAAATCCTCTTATAGCATACGAAAATCAGTTAGCGATTGTATCTGGTTGGGGATGGACAAATGAGAATCAAGAAGAAGGCCACAAAgcagatattttaaaaaaggtTGCTGTGAAAATCTGGAACAATAATAGTTGCGAGAAATCTTATAAAAGAAATGGGAAGCCCAGCAGCATAATCTCAGACACCCAATTATGTGCAGGATTCAAAAACGGAGGAGCAGATTCTTGTTGG GCTGATTCTGGCGGCCCACTTATTATGAAAGATAAAATATTAGTTGGAATTGTTTCCACGGGAATCGGATGTGCTAGACCTGGACTTCCGGGGATATATACACGAGTCGGCAAATATGTTGATTGGATTGATTCAGTTTTAAAGAACGCTAACGCTCTCTAA
- the LOC120778262 gene encoding trypsin 5G1 isoform X2, with translation MPFMVSLMRRGGHFCGASILNERWLVTAGHCVCNGLNKIFQASQIQGVIGLHSISQYLNGNSAEKSTPTRINFKSIIPHPKYECTNVKHDIALLQLDEPLQFTDGVKPICVSVENPLIAYENQLAIVSGWGWTNENQEEGHKADILKKVAVKIWNNNSCEKSYKRNGKPSSIISDTQLCAGFKNGGADSCWADSGGPLIMKDKILVGIVSTGIGCARPGLPGIYTRVGKYVDWIDSVLKNANAL, from the exons ATGCCATTTATGGTAAGTCTTATGCGACGAGGAGGACACTTTTGTGGCGCTAGTATTTTAAATGAGCGGTGGCTTGTGACGGCGGGCCATTGTGTCTGCAATGGATTAAACAAGATATTTCAAGCATCACAGATACAAGGTGTTATAGGTCTTCACAGTATATCACAATATCTTAATGGTAATTCAGCCGAAAAATCGACTCCAACTCGCATTAACTTTAAAAGTATTATACCTCATCCAAAATATGAATGCACCAACGTAAAACATGATATtg CTCTACTTCAGTTGGATGAACCTTTACAATTTACAGACGGTGTCAAGCCAATATGTGTAAGTGTTGAAAATCCTCTTATAGCATACGAAAATCAGTTAGCGATTGTATCTGGTTGGGGATGGACAAATGAGAATCAAGAAGAAGGCCACAAAgcagatattttaaaaaaggtTGCTGTGAAAATCTGGAACAATAATAGTTGCGAGAAATCTTATAAAAGAAATGGGAAGCCCAGCAGCATAATCTCAGACACCCAATTATGTGCAGGATTCAAAAACGGAGGAGCAGATTCTTGTTGG GCTGATTCTGGCGGCCCACTTATTATGAAAGATAAAATATTAGTTGGAATTGTTTCCACGGGAATCGGATGTGCTAGACCTGGACTTCCGGGGATATATACACGAGTCGGCAAATATGTTGATTGGATTGATTCAGTTTTAAAGAACGCTAACGCTCTCTAA